CCCGGACGGCGGGTTCGTGTCCAGCGCGACTGTCGCCGAGAACGCGCGCCGCCCTGTGGCGCGCGACAGCGCAGGCGGCACCAAGCGCTGGAACGCGAAACGCCCGCGAGGGGCGCAACCGAAAACGCGCTTAATGCTGGCGTCGAGACCAGATTTACTTTAGCCCGGAACGGGCGCGGGCGGTGCGGAGAGCGCCCGCATGCCCGGAATGGTCGGTCGCGAGCGACGCGGAGGTCCCGCGAATGAAGTGAGCGGGACGCCGGTGAGCTTGCTCACCGGAAGGCGGCACGCGGCGAGCGGGGCGTGCCGTAACAACGAACCTGGTCACCCGGGCTCGACGCTCAGCCACACAGCCGATATCCTGGTGGACTCAGAAAGGGCGAGATCGTCTCGGTCACCGGGAGACGGCGTCTCCCGAGCTCACGGCGCGAAGTGCCGTGAACGTCCCCCGACCCCGCAAGCACCGCAGGCACGGGGAGCGCAGCGGGGTTCCCGTGAGCGAAGCGAACGGGAGCAAGCGAGACTGCGTCTCGCGTGGTCGCGGGATGCCGAGCGTCTGAGGGCTTTCGAGACGAGCACGACTGTCGGTGACAGATAACCAGCAACCGGTAGACGGGATCGCCCGGAAGCGGACTACTCGAGCAGGTCCTCGACGAACCGGAAGCCATTCACGTACGTCACTGAGTCGACGTACCCCTCACTGGCGAGGACGGTCTCGGCACCCTCGCCAGCGAGCGTATCTGTCGTGTAGATGTACGCGTGGTCTGCAGCCCCCTCGACAAACGCATGGGCAGCGACGCCTGCCAGCGCCGGATCGGCACGCTCAATCTCGTCGGCTGGCCGGTCATCCGCGTTCGCGATGTATCGCTGGACGCCATCCATCGTCCGCGACACCAGTCCCAACGAGTAGTCCAGCGGCGCAGCGACACGCGCCCACCCCTCCTCGATCGCCGTGTCGATCGGCGGGGTGTCGACGCCGTCCACCTCAGCGGTCAATTCGTCGTAGACCCGCCCAGGAAGGACGAACGTTTTGTCGTTCTGGCGGGCGAACGTGCGGACGGCCTGATACCGGAGGTTCGGCGGTTGGCCCATCGCGACGAGCAGGCCGGTATCGGCGATATGGATGGCGGTCACGCGTCGTCGACGACGTCCTCGTCGACACCTTCGATATCTGCGACCGACGCGCCAGACGCCTCGACGTCGAAGTGCTCGAGAACGACGGGGCGGAGTGCCTGCAGGATGATTTCGGCGGCGAGTGGCGAGATATCGAGATCCTGGGCCATCAGGCGGTGGGTGATCTCGCCCAGTTCGCGGTCGACAGCATAGGTGAGCGCCGTCGCCAGCCCGGCGATTCCGTGCCGGTCGATGTACGTATCGATGTCGTCGTCGGTCGTCCGCCGGCCGACGGCGTCGATGAGCGCCGGCGTGATCGTGTACTCGCGAGTGCCATCGGCGGCAGTTACCGTCAGATCGATCTCGTGGGCGGTGTATCGCCGGGGCTGGTCCTCACTGGTTGTTTCGATGACGCCGGCGTCGACGAGCCGGTTGACGTAGGTGTAGGCTGTGCCCTGTGCGAGGTCGAGAGCGTCCATCAGTTCCTGGACGGTCGACTCGCCCTCGCGAGCGAGATACGCATACAGCTGGGCGAGGGCTGGTTCTTCGAGGAGGTCCGCGACCGAGAGGAAGTCCCGGATGATGTCGCCGTTGGTTCGGTTTGACGTGCGAGACATGGGCAATTGGCTGTTTACAGTTTACAGCGAATCAGTAAAGAGTGTTGGGGGTCAATCTGTCCGGACTAGGTACGAGCAACGCGGAGGGCGGCAGCAGCGAGCGGGGCGTGCCGTAACAACGAACCTGTTTAATCGGGCACGGCGCGAAGCGCTGTGAACGTCCCCCGACCCCGCAAGCACCGCAGGCACGAGGAGCACAGCGGGGTTCCCGTGAGCGAAGCGAACGGGAGCAAGTGAGACTGCGTCTCGCGTGGTCGGGGGATGCCGAGCGTCTGAGGGCTTTCTATCTGTTCTCGGCCACCGCCTGTCGTCTCGACGGAAGCATTATCTGGCATTTCTGTTCACTTCGAAATATCTTCCACGGTGTCAGGACTCTTCGAGCAATGAGCAAGCTCGCTGCACGTAACTGTTCGCACCCCAGCTACGGGCGTTGCTAATCTCATCGAGGAGCAGCCGCGCATCAGCAGCTGACAGGTGGTTAGTTCGAACGAGAACTGAAAGCAGCGTCGGTGTCGTGACGAGTCGCGTATCAGCGAGCGAGGCGTGGATCAAGCCAAGGTGGTTGAACTCGTCACAGAGCAAGAGCGCAGCATCGAGATCGTTCGCGAGCGTGACCGCCGCGTTTTCACCGTCATCGAGCGGGAACTCGGCGTCGAGGTCGACCGACTGTGTCGTGAATGACTCCGCCTGGTCGAGTACGGCGGACGCGGCGTGTCCATGGACGTCATCGTAGGAGGCGATCTCTTGGAGTTCATCGATGACCGCTGTTGGGGCGACGACCTCGTACTGGGAGAGACATAGTGTGAGTGGATCGGGATTGCCGTCAGTAACGATCCCGAGACTCACGAGGGCGGAGGCGTCTGCGATCAGCCGCGACATCTATGGGTCGGCGACCTCGTCGATGAAGTCCCCGTCTAACTGCTGTTTCAACACTCGGAGGTTTGCCGCCTCCTCGGCGCCGACGAGTGCTTTGAGCTGCTCGAAGGTGATCTCGTCGTCGTAATAGGCGGCGGCGATCTCTTGGGTGAGTGCGTCGTCGTGAGCGGCGTCTTGGAGGTACTCCCGAAGCGCGGTCACGAGGACGTCTGTTCGGTCTTCCCCGAGGACTGCGGCCAGTGCGTCGGCCCGGTCGATGAGCCGATTGGGGGCCCGAAACTGCACGCGCTTCTTATCGGTACTCATGATGTGTACATTGTGAGCCAACGTACTTAGCCGTTTTTGTGTGTACAATGTGAGCCACATTTGGCCGAGCGTCACTGGGTCGCAAAGCAGTCGTCGATTGCTACGGAGGTGCTGAGAACCCTTTAACTCACTCGTCTTCGAGCGCGGCGTAGATCTCTGCGTGGCGGCGTCAGTCGAGTTTCCCCCATTTCGAGGACGATCTCGCGTCGTTCGGCGTCGCTCTCGGCCGCCTGATACCGCTCGTGGAGTTGCCGGACCTCGTCGTCGACCGCCGGCGAAGAATCGGTACTGGGCGCCATCGTTCTGTCGTACCTACTCAGTGAGTCCCTTAATGGAAGTTACAAGGCTAAAACCCCGCCTTCAGGGCGGGGATACAGCCGACACCTCCTACAGAACCCACCGCCAGTGACATCCTCCGCGCCGTAAACGGCGCGGCTTCCCTGCATGGGAATACCGGCTAACTACCGGCAGTGGGTTCTGACCCGACCTCGCCGAGCGTCATCTGCCGTGGTTGGCTCTGCTCGGTGGGGGCCGCGGCGCTGTCACAGGCGCTCCCATCCCGTGAGATGTCATCGCCCGCCGGTTTCAGCGGCAGGCTCTCACCCCACGGGTCATGGCGGTCAGCGATGTTGACCGCCGCGTTGATGTCTGCGTGGTACTCCGACACCCAACACTCGTCGTTCTGACACCGGAACTCATCGCCGTCCCGATACCCGATGTGGCCGCACTCGTGGCACGTCTGGCTCGTGTACTCCGGGCGGATGTATTCGACCTGGATGCCAGCCTCTCGTGCTTTGTCCTCGATACGCTCCTGCAAGCGAGCGAACGCCCATGCGTGGAGGCGTCGGTTCATCCATTCGCCGTAGTCGAGGTCTTCGCGGATGTCCGAGAGGTCTTCCAGAACGACCACAGGCTTCTCGAATCGACAGGCGTACTCGACGGCACGTCGAGACGCCTTTTCGATGATGTCTGTGAGTGCGTTCTGGTAGTGGTCGAACCGTTCGTCAATCAGCCACTCGGCGGCGTCACGCTCTTGGAGGCGCTTGAGCGTCGTGTGCATCTCCTTGCGAAGGTGACGAGCGCGGCCACCGTTGATTAGTAGTGGGTCGGTCGGAGTGTCCTGCTCGCAGGCACAGCCCGCGAGCAGGTGTGCTTCGCCAATGTCGAAGCCGACTGGTGTTACATCGTCGTCTGTCGGTTCGTAGTTCGGTTCTTCGACCGGGAACTCGACGGTGACGTGGAGTGTCCACGACGTGCGGTGACGTTGTAGGCGGAGTTGGCCTGCCGACGCTTCACCGTCCACGAGGTCGTGCCACAGTTCTTCTTGAGCGGGGTTGATACGGAGTGGTATCCAGAAATTCGTCCCGCGACCGGGCTGTGGCACCCACCACGTGAACTCGTAGTCCCGTTCCGGTGAGTGGTCGAACTCGGCGGCTTGGTTGGTGAGTCGAACTGGGTGGTCGTCGTCCAACTCCTGTGCATTGTAGGTTCCGTGCAGTTGCGGGACGTAGTTACACAGGGCCGCCTTCGCCTGATACGGCAGGTCGTAGGGCGTCACTACATCGCTGGTGGCGGTCATCGTCCCGCACCCGGCCTCGAACGCCTCGTGGAGTCCTGCCCGGTAGGTGCCGAGCAGGTCGCACAGTTTGCGCTCTTTGTGGGCTGTCGGCGGGGCGAGCGTGGCCTCCAGCGTTTTCGTGGTTGTCGCGGTCATGCTACTGGTTTTCCACGTAGTCCATCAGCACGTCGATGCTCACTTGGCCGGTCGTGGCGAGGAAATATCCCGGTTGCCAGAACGCATCTTCGAGCGTCTGTTTCACCTCGGGGTACTCCTGCCGAATCCGGCGGGATGTGACGCCCTTGAGCGAGTTGATGAACTTCGTGAGGTCTGTGGTTGGTTTGGTCGTGAACAGGATATGAACGTGGTCAGTACCGCCGTCCACGTTCTTGATGTCGGCCTCGAAGTCCTCTGCAATCTCGTGTGCAACTTCAGCCACGCGCTCCAGTCGCTCATCGGTGAGGATGTCGGCGCGGTACTTCGTGACGGTCACAAAGTGATATTGGAGCGCGTAGACCGTGTGCGATCCGGATTGCAGGTTATACTCCATTTGGCCTCACAAAATATAAGATACCCAATCTCAATAACTCTTGTGCCGTTGGGTATTCGGCCGGGCAGAACCGCGTGGACTGTCGCACCGGGCTTACGCGATTCACGCCCGTCCCCAGAACGCTTCGCGTTCTGGTGTGCGAACGAGACGCAATGCGTCTCGTCAACGCCGTGAACGGCGGGATTCTCTCGCTGAATCAAGATCACTCGCCCCCCTCGCCGACGTCGCGAGCGGCCGTCCAGCCTCGATGGAAGACGGCCAACTGCGTGATCGAGTCGAAGGCTCGGCCACTCGGCTCGTGAACGAGCGCTTTGGTCTTGGGAACGGGTGTGACGACGTCTGCGTCGACGAGCTCACTGACCAGGTTCTGGGCCGTTGCTTCGTCGATGTCCGCCGTCGCGACACTGACAGCGTCGCGATCCCGAGCGACCAACGTTCGCTCGAACTGTTCGTAGTCGGCACTCGTGTCGTCGACTGAGTTGGAATCAATCATCGGTATCACACCGTGTACGCTACTGCGCGCTGCACGCCTGCTGGCGCGAACAAACAGTCCGTGTCGTGCAGCGGTGGGTCGTTCGTGGGTTGAGACCGTCGATCGAAGGAACGCCCATGACTCTCCCCGAATCTCGGATGGTGGGCTACCGGAGACAGATACGGCCTTAACCAACAAACCGTAGTGCGTGCTTCGATGTTGGTTAACCGAAGTCTGACTTGGTTCTGGATTGATCCCATCCGTCGGATCGATTCACTCGTCGGGTGTGATCGCCTGCTCGATAGGGGTGTCACCACCGAAGAGCCGGATGGTCTCGCCGACCGTCGCCTCGCGATTGAGACAGGCGACGACCGTCTGTGCGACGTCGGCGCGCGGGATGTCGTCGCCGTCCTCGTCAGGGTGCTCGAAGGCCACCGAGACCTGGCCCGTCCCGTCGTCGTCGGTGAGCGCGGTCGGGCGCACGATCGTCGCATCGAGTCCTGACGCCCGAAGATAGTCGTCGGCGGATCGCTTGGCCACCAGATACGGCCGAATTGCCTCGGGGGCGGCGAGCGGGTCGCTGGCTTGGAGAGAACTGATCATCACGTAGCGGTCGATGCCCTGCTCGACGCAGGCGTCGATCGTTCGCCGTGCGCCCCAGAGATCGATCATGAGTGTCTTGTCCCAGCCAGTGTCCCCACCGGCCCCGGCCGTGAACACGACCGCATCAGCGCCCTCGAGTGCCTGCGCGAACTCGCCTTCGAGGTCGCCGAGTCGAGGTTCTCCGCCGCGCTCGCGGATTGTCTCGAACTGGGCCTCGTCACGAACGACCCCGATCGGGTCGTGCCCGGCATCCGCGAGTCGCGGAACTAGTTCGCGGCCGATCCCACCGTTCGCGCCGATCACTGCGACGTCCATCGTGGGTGTATTCTCCGTGTTCACGACAATAGGCCTGTGGGCGGGTACTGCCGTCCAGTGGAACACGTTGATGGAGAGTGTCTCTGTCTGTGTCAGGACGGCGCAATCCAACGGTCACCGACAGACGACTGTCTCGCAGTGGGCCGGTGACGACAGTCGATCCGTTCGATCACCAGAACTGATAGAAGTGTTCGATACGAACACGCACCCCATGAGTGAGCGCCCGGGAGTCCAGGAGTGGAACGAGGCGCACTCCCAGCTGTACGAGATCATCCGCAGTGACCAGTCTCTCTTCGATCGGCTGGAACGGGCGCTCGAACTCGGTGTGGAATTTCTCGGCGTCGATCACGGCTACATCACGCGGATCGACCAGGAGACGAACGCGTGGGAGGCGATTGTCAGTACGGATGCCGAGGATGGTGTGATTCCGCCTGGGCTCGACCTCGATCTCTCGACCACGTACTGTCGACGCACGATCCAGGAAGCGGAACTCGTCTCGTTTGCTGACGCGCTCGAGGCAGGCTGGGAGACCGATCCCCCGTACCAGGCCCAGCAACTCCGCTGTTATCTCGGTGCGCCGGTCATCGTCGCCGATGAACCCTTCGGGACGGTGTGTTTTGCCTCACGGGAGCCGAAACCTGACGGATTCTCCGAGAGTGAGCGGTCGTTTACGCATCTGATCGCCCAGATGGCTGGGTACGAACTGGAGCAGCGAAATTACGAGCGCGATCTCGCCGAACAGGAACACACCCTGGAGACGCGCCGGGAGATCTATCGAGCCGTCATCGATGCCAGCTTCGACTTTTTGTTCCGCCTCGACCTCGACGGCCAGTTCACGTTCGTCTCGGCCACGGTCGCGGAGTTTCTGGGGCATACCGCGGACGAACTGGGCGGGCGTCCCTTTACAGATGTCCTTCCACATGCGGAGTCGGCAGACGCGGCGTGGAATCTGTACGAACAGGTGCTGGCCGGTGAGACGGTCGAGGAGACGTACCTCCCACTCGAGACCGACGCCGGTGAGATCGTCTACGCCGACATCCGGGCGACACCGATCTACGATGCCGACGTGTCACCGGCCGATCGGGCCCCAGCCGATATCGTCGCGGTCCAGGGGACCGCGCGCGACGCGACCGAGCGGAAGCGTCGGGACCGGCTGATTGGCGTCATCCACCGGGTACTCCGGCACAACCTCCGGAATGATATGGGTGTCATCCAGGGCTATACGGAACTTCTCGAGCAGTCGGTGTCCGAGACGGACGCGGAGAAGGTCCGCCGGATTCACGATACGGCCGACCGGTTGATCGACCTCAGCG
The window above is part of the Halorientalis sp. IM1011 genome. Proteins encoded here:
- a CDS encoding SDR family oxidoreductase, with product MDVAVIGANGGIGRELVPRLADAGHDPIGVVRDEAQFETIRERGGEPRLGDLEGEFAQALEGADAVVFTAGAGGDTGWDKTLMIDLWGARRTIDACVEQGIDRYVMISSLQASDPLAAPEAIRPYLVAKRSADDYLRASGLDATIVRPTALTDDDGTGQVSVAFEHPDEDGDDIPRADVAQTVVACLNREATVGETIRLFGGDTPIEQAITPDE
- a CDS encoding helix-turn-helix domain-containing protein — translated: MSRTSNRTNGDIIRDFLSVADLLEEPALAQLYAYLAREGESTVQELMDALDLAQGTAYTYVNRLVDAGVIETTSEDQPRRYTAHEIDLTVTAADGTREYTITPALIDAVGRRTTDDDIDTYIDRHGIAGLATALTYAVDRELGEITHRLMAQDLDISPLAAEIILQALRPVVLEHFDVEASGASVADIEGVDEDVVDDA
- the tnpA gene encoding IS200/IS605-like element ISNph5 family transposase, translated to MEYNLQSGSHTVYALQYHFVTVTKYRADILTDERLERVAEVAHEIAEDFEADIKNVDGGTDHVHILFTTKPTTDLTKFINSLKGVTSRRIRQEYPEVKQTLEDAFWQPGYFLATTGQVSIDVLMDYVENQ
- a CDS encoding ATP-binding protein, yielding MSERPGVQEWNEAHSQLYEIIRSDQSLFDRLERALELGVEFLGVDHGYITRIDQETNAWEAIVSTDAEDGVIPPGLDLDLSTTYCRRTIQEAELVSFADALEAGWETDPPYQAQQLRCYLGAPVIVADEPFGTVCFASREPKPDGFSESERSFTHLIAQMAGYELEQRNYERDLAEQEHTLETRREIYRAVIDASFDFLFRLDLDGQFTFVSATVAEFLGHTADELGGRPFTDVLPHAESADAAWNLYEQVLAGETVEETYLPLETDAGEIVYADIRATPIYDADVSPADRAPADIVAVQGTARDATERKRRDRLIGVIHRVLRHNLRNDMGVIQGYTELLEQSVSETDAEKVRRIHDTADRLIDLSETAQKLAENLDTPPELEPIDVVPLVTRVAAQVDEGHPEASLTIDAAETAVARAAPRLETAVWELVDNAATHAGESPTIEIEVETTDADVLVRILDDGPGLPDIERSVLLSGEETPLVHGQRLGLWLVYWIVTSLDGELDVRDDRAGTAVEIRLPAS
- a CDS encoding RNA-guided endonuclease TnpB family protein produces the protein MTATTTKTLEATLAPPTAHKERKLCDLLGTYRAGLHEAFEAGCGTMTATSDVVTPYDLPYQAKAALCNYVPQLHGTYNAQELDDDHPVRLTNQAAEFDHSPERDYEFTWWVPQPGRGTNFWIPLRINPAQEELWHDLVDGEASAGQLRLQRHRTSWTLHVTVEFPVEEPNYEPTDDDVTPVGFDIGEAHLLAGCACEQDTPTDPLLINGGRARHLRKEMHTTLKRLQERDAAEWLIDERFDHYQNALTDIIEKASRRAVEYACRFEKPVVVLEDLSDIREDLDYGEWMNRRLHAWAFARLQERIEDKAREAGIQVEYIRPEYTSQTCHECGHIGYRDGDEFRCQNDECWVSEYHADINAAVNIADRHDPWGESLPLKPAGDDISRDGSACDSAAAPTEQSQPRQMTLGEVGSEPTAGS